Below is a window of Leptospiraceae bacterium DNA.
ACCATATTCATACACCTTAGTTTATTACTATATACTAACAATTTTACTTCTTACAATTTCTAATGTATTCATGACTTTCGCTTGGTATGGTCACTTAAAGTTTAAGGAAATAGAATTATGGAAAGTAGTTCTTGCAAGTTGGAGCATTGCATTTTTAGAATACTGCTTTATGGTTCCCGCGAATCGCCTGGGTCATGGTCAATTCAATGCAACGGAGTTGAAAACAATTCAAGAAGCAATTACTCTCGTAGTGTTTAGTTTATTCAGTATTTTTTATTTGAAGGAAGAGTTTAAATGGAATTATGCGGTGGGATTTTTGATGATCGTTTCGGCGGTCTTTGTTATCTTTCGAAAGTGGTAAAGGAGTTTTAATATGATTGAAGTTTTCTCTTATAATCTATTTTCAATTCGGTCTCTGTTTGGTGACTTTCGCTTAACAGAAAAAGAAAAAATATCCTCTATTAGCACAACTTCTACGGAAGTCAAAAAAGGAACTCTATTCATACCTCTCCGTGGAAATAGAGACGGTCATGAGTTTATACCCGATGCACTCTCGCGTGGCGCTATTGCATTTCTTTGCGAGAAAGACCATCCCATTTTAAAAGAACTCAACTTTGAAGAAATCCAAAAAGCGATCATTGTGGATAATACTCTTTATGCTCTTGGAAAAATCGCAGCCTTTCATCGCAATCGATTCAATCCTCTTGTGATTGGTATCACTGGTTCTAGTGGCAAGACAACTACAAAAGAACTCATGGGTCTAGTCGCCCTGCAGATTGGTAAAAACCAAGTAGTGATAACAGAAAAAAATTATAACAATGAAATCGGAGTTCCTTTTACTCTATTTCGAATCAATGAAAAAACGAAGATTGTTGTATGCGAAATGGGAATGAATCATAGTAGGGAAATAGCACGATTAACCGCTATCGCTCGTCCCGGTATTGCACTTGTCACAAACGTAGGTCCCTGCCATATCGAAAACCTAGGCTCGTTGGAAGGCATAGCTCACGCCAAGGCAGAAATTATCGAAGGAATGCCAGAGCGGAGTATATTATTTATCCCCGAGACTGTTTTACATCGAAAAATATTTCAAGAGAAAGCAAAACAGCAAAAAGTAATTCTTAAAAATTTTTCAGTTAAAAAAAGTCATGATATGAAAATAGAACAAGTCTTACCGGAAGGTTTTGAGTTAAATCTATTTGGTAGTAAATTGAATTGGAATATTCCCGGAGAAAAAATTCTAGAGAATCTTTCGGGAGTAATTTCTGTTGCAAAAGAATTAAATTTTAATCCAGATGAAATTAGAAAGGGTCTTTCTACTTATAAAGCCAAAGACAAAAGATTTGTAATTGAAAAAAAGCATTACCGACTAATCAATGATACCTACAATGCAAATCCAGATTCAATGGAATCCTCACTCACATCTCTCAGGCAAGTTGCCTTGGCTAATCCATATTATGCGATTTTAGGAGACATGAAAGAGCTTGGAAAATTTTCAAAACTTTATCATTTGCAATTAGGTTTGTTTTGTAAAGACTTAGGTCTTTCTGGATTAATTACATTTGGAAAAGATGCACAGTGGATTGCAAAAGAATATTATAAAAACAAAAAGAAAGAAAAAATCCTTCATTTTATTGACTCAAATGAATCGATTGAAGCTTTGATTGCTTATGTAAAATCGGAAATTCCAAAAGGAAGTTTTATTCTAGTGAAAGGTTCAAGGTCTATGAAAATGGAAAGAATAGTAGAAGGTTTATCATTTTGAAAATAAAAAAAGTTTCGGCAAATAAAAAAAGCATTTCTCCAATCGTCGCAGTCATCATGGGTTCTCATTCTGATTATGAAACTATGAAAGAAGCCTGCAATATTTTAGAGAGGTTTGAAATTCCTTACGAAAAAAAAATCGTATCCGCTCATAGATCACCCGAATTGATGTTTGAATTTGCGAAGTCTGCTTCTAAGAGAGGCTTACAAGTGATTATCGCTGGAGCGGGAGGGGCTGCGCATTTACCCGGAATGGTTGCCTCGCTTACTACACTTCCAGTGCTTGGAGTTCCCGTTCAGTCGAAATCACTCAGTGGACTAGATAGTCTTTATTCGATTGTGCAGATGCCTGGTGGAGTTCCCGTTGGCACACTTTCTATTGGAACGGCTGGTGCGGTAAATGCTGGTTTGCTTGCAGTTCGAATTTTATCTCTGGGGAATAACAAGTTAGTGAAAGCTCTCGAGTCTTATCGAGAAGAAATAATGTTAGCCGCTCTTGCAAAGGAAAAGGATTTAAAGTGAATAGAAAGGACGATAAAATATTACTTCCAGCCAAATCGACATTAGGCGTTATGGGAAGTGGCCAGTTGGGAAGAATGTTTGCCCAGAAGGCGAAAGAAAGAGGATATGCGGTTAAATGCTATTCACCCGAAACAAATACTCCAGCAGGCAAAGCAGGTGTGATTGAAGTTGTGGGTAATTACACTGACTCTGAAAAATTAAAAACATTTTTACGATCCATTGATGCTTTAACGTTTGAGTTTGAAAATATACCGGAAGCTGCGCTCCATACAATTGCGGAAGTAATCAAAGAAACCGGACTTAGAGTTGCTCCTTCTGTAGAGTCGATTCGAATATCGCAAAATAGATTTAAAGAAAAAGAGTTTTTCAATCAAAGAGGACTTAAGACTACTTCTTATTTGTATTTAAACAACATCGAGACACTTTATTCAAACCAGGACAAACTTCAATTTCCGTGCATATTAAAGACCAATCAATTTGGCTACGATGGAAAAGGGCAGGGTAAGTTTCAAAATTTTTCTGAGCTAGAACTATTTTTAAAATCACAACCAAAGATTGATCATATTGTAGAGCAGATCGTAAATTTTTCCTGTGAAATTTCCGTAGTCGCCTGCAGATTTCAGAGCGGCAAAATGTTATTTTACCCTCCGTCCGAGAATACTCATAAGAATCATATCTTAGATATATCTATTCATCCGGCAAGAGTCTCCGATGAAATAAAATCAAAAGCAATGGAGGCTACAAGAGTATTGCTGACTTCACTCAATTATGTAGGGGTTCTTGCACTAGAATTTTTCGTTACTGAAAAGGATGTAATATGCAATGAATTTGCTCCAAGACCTCATAATTCAGGTCATTTTTCGATGGATGCATCTCGATTTTCTCAATTTGAATTACAATTGCTAACTCTTTGTAATTTAGAATTGGATATGGATCATTTACAAACCAAAACTTGCGTCATGAAAAATATCAT
It encodes the following:
- the murF gene encoding UDP-N-acetylmuramoyl-tripeptide--D-alanyl-D-alanine ligase, which translates into the protein MIEVFSYNLFSIRSLFGDFRLTEKEKISSISTTSTEVKKGTLFIPLRGNRDGHEFIPDALSRGAIAFLCEKDHPILKELNFEEIQKAIIVDNTLYALGKIAAFHRNRFNPLVIGITGSSGKTTTKELMGLVALQIGKNQVVITEKNYNNEIGVPFTLFRINEKTKIVVCEMGMNHSREIARLTAIARPGIALVTNVGPCHIENLGSLEGIAHAKAEIIEGMPERSILFIPETVLHRKIFQEKAKQQKVILKNFSVKKSHDMKIEQVLPEGFELNLFGSKLNWNIPGEKILENLSGVISVAKELNFNPDEIRKGLSTYKAKDKRFVIEKKHYRLINDTYNANPDSMESSLTSLRQVALANPYYAILGDMKELGKFSKLYHLQLGLFCKDLGLSGLITFGKDAQWIAKEYYKNKKKEKILHFIDSNESIEALIAYVKSEIPKGSFILVKGSRSMKMERIVEGLSF
- the purE gene encoding 5-(carboxyamino)imidazole ribonucleotide mutase — translated: MSPIVAVIMGSHSDYETMKEACNILERFEIPYEKKIVSAHRSPELMFEFAKSASKRGLQVIIAGAGGAAHLPGMVASLTTLPVLGVPVQSKSLSGLDSLYSIVQMPGGVPVGTLSIGTAGAVNAGLLAVRILSLGNNKLVKALESYREEIMLAALAKEKDLK
- a CDS encoding 5-(carboxyamino)imidazole ribonucleotide synthase, whose amino-acid sequence is MNRKDDKILLPAKSTLGVMGSGQLGRMFAQKAKERGYAVKCYSPETNTPAGKAGVIEVVGNYTDSEKLKTFLRSIDALTFEFENIPEAALHTIAEVIKETGLRVAPSVESIRISQNRFKEKEFFNQRGLKTTSYLYLNNIETLYSNQDKLQFPCILKTNQFGYDGKGQGKFQNFSELELFLKSQPKIDHIVEQIVNFSCEISVVACRFQSGKMLFYPPSENTHKNHILDISIHPARVSDEIKSKAMEATRVLLTSLNYVGVLALEFFVTEKDVICNEFAPRPHNSGHFSMDASRFSQFELQLLTLCNLELDMDHLQTKTCVMKNIIGFDFMEKEKMYTEFLMRNDYRLHLYQKDEAKIGRKMGHWNYLGNKSYDEAFPE
- a CDS encoding DMT family protein, with protein sequence MLTILLLTISNVFMTFAWYGHLKFKEIELWKVVLASWSIAFLEYCFMVPANRLGHGQFNATELKTIQEAITLVVFSLFSIFYLKEEFKWNYAVGFLMIVSAVFVIFRKW